The Sneathiella limimaris region GATTCTACATAAGCATCAAAAACGAGTTCAGCATCAAATAGAAGGGCTTTGCTCAACGACTCTTTGATCGGCTCGGGTTAAGACACACAATCCTCCAACACCCGGTCCAACAGCGTGTGAAGTTCTGTGTATGCGGTCATGTAAAGCTTCGGCCGTACATCCAGTCGTTTATGGACCTTGCCAATGCGAAGTCGCGTGTTCACATAGACCTGATCAAAGTTACCCGAAAACAACGACTTGATGTAGGTGTGCATATACCCTTTCAGACGGGTCAAGGTATCCGCATCGCCAATAATGGCAGAGATTTCCTGATCCCTGAGTTGAAACGCATAATACTCTTCAACGATATCGGGCAATTTCTCAACCACCAGATTCTCTACTGAGGCAAGATTTCGGCAATCTTCGTCGGTTAGGTTCAAAACATGAAGGCGCCGGGCAATTTCACGTGAGGAAGTACCCATTTGATTGGTCAGTGGCTGATCCGGGCTTGTAGTATCATAGCTCATGCTATGGGTTCTAAATTAT contains the following coding sequences:
- a CDS encoding protoglobin domain-containing protein, which produces MSYDTTSPDQPLTNQMGTSSREIARRLHVLNLTDEDCRNLASVENLVVEKLPDIVEEYYAFQLRDQEISAIIGDADTLTRLKGYMHTYIKSLFSGNFDQVYVNTRLRIGKVHKRLDVRPKLYMTAYTELHTLLDRVLEDCVS